In Bacteroidota bacterium, a genomic segment contains:
- a CDS encoding LemA family protein produces the protein MEESTNRTRSYRKWGIIGVLILFIFLLITYIAGIYNNLVKQEEAVNSQWAQVENVYQRRADLIPNLVSTVKGYAEHEQETFTKVIEARAKATSININPENLDANSLQQFQQAQDNLSSALSRLMVVVEQYPDLKANQNFLELQAQLEGTENRITVERQKFNTVAQQYNTSVRRFPRNMFASMFGFEKKAYFEAKAGAEEPPKVEF, from the coding sequence ATGGAAGAAAGCACAAACAGAACCCGTTCATATCGTAAATGGGGTATCATTGGGGTATTAATCTTATTCATTTTTCTTCTCATCACGTACATTGCCGGTATTTACAATAATCTTGTAAAACAGGAAGAGGCTGTTAATTCGCAGTGGGCGCAGGTGGAAAATGTATACCAGCGGCGTGCCGATCTGATACCGAATCTGGTGAGCACAGTTAAAGGATATGCTGAGCATGAGCAGGAAACCTTCACCAAGGTTATTGAAGCCCGTGCCAAGGCTACATCCATCAATATAAATCCTGAAAATCTCGATGCCAACTCGCTGCAACAGTTCCAGCAAGCGCAGGATAACCTGAGTTCGGCATTATCCAGGCTGATGGTTGTGGTTGAACAATATCCCGATCTGAAAGCAAACCAGAATTTTCTAGAGTTACAGGCTCAGCTCGAAGGCACTGAAAACCGGATCACCGTAGAACGGCAAAAATTCAATACCGTTGCACAGCAATACAACACGTCAGTCCGGCGATTCCCCAGAAATATGTTTGCTTCCATGTTCGGTTTTGAGAAGAAAGCTTACTTTGAAGCCAAAGCCGGAGCAGAAGAACCTCCAAAAGTCGAGTTTTAA
- a CDS encoding branched-chain amino acid aminotransferase, translated as MNIDWISLPFGYYKTDYNVRCYYRDGAWGEMEISSSEIIPIHMAATCLHYGQEAFEGMKVFRGKDGKLRLFRWEENAKRMQRSGNGIMMPGVPLELFKKAIVTATLLNKKYIPPYGTGAALYVRPVLIGTGAQVGVKPSREYLFMVFVGPVGPYFREGFKPVNIQLVRDFDRAAPLGTGHIKVGGNYAASLKPAERAHQEGYASVLFLDSKEKKYIDEAGPANFFGIKGNTYVTPDSGTILPSIINMSVRQLARDMGMTVEQRHVPVEELEEFDEAGACGTAAVITPIGKIFDRESGKVYEYCHNDSVGCISQKLYNKLLAIQYGEEPDPYGWTTVIEE; from the coding sequence ATGAATATAGATTGGATTAGCTTGCCTTTCGGTTATTATAAGACTGATTATAATGTGCGCTGTTATTACCGGGATGGTGCCTGGGGAGAGATGGAAATATCATCTTCCGAAATTATTCCTATCCATATGGCTGCAACATGCCTGCATTACGGGCAGGAAGCCTTTGAGGGCATGAAGGTCTTCAGGGGAAAAGACGGTAAGCTGAGGTTGTTCAGGTGGGAGGAGAATGCCAAGCGTATGCAGCGCTCAGGCAATGGTATCATGATGCCCGGTGTTCCCCTGGAGCTGTTTAAAAAAGCCATCGTTACCGCTACGCTTCTGAATAAGAAATATATTCCACCCTATGGTACAGGGGCTGCGCTATACGTGCGTCCGGTGCTCATCGGCACAGGTGCGCAGGTGGGCGTAAAACCATCCAGAGAGTATTTGTTTATGGTTTTTGTCGGTCCTGTTGGCCCCTATTTCAGGGAGGGATTTAAACCTGTCAATATTCAACTGGTCAGGGATTTCGATCGTGCAGCACCTCTTGGCACCGGCCATATTAAAGTGGGAGGCAACTATGCCGCCAGCCTTAAACCGGCAGAACGGGCTCACCAGGAAGGTTATGCCTCAGTGCTGTTCCTCGATTCCAAAGAAAAAAAGTATATCGATGAAGCCGGACCTGCCAACTTTTTTGGCATCAAAGGCAATACCTATGTTACTCCTGATTCCGGCACTATTCTCCCGTCCATCATTAATATGAGCGTTCGACAACTTGCACGGGATATGGGGATGACTGTCGAACAGCGTCATGTCCCCGTTGAAGAACTCGAGGAATTCGATGAAGCAGGTGCATGTGGTACCGCTGCCGTGATAACACCGATCGGAAAGATTTTTGACAGGGAAAGTGGAAAGGTTTATGAGTATTGCCATAATGATAGCGTGGGTTGTATATCACAGAAATTATACAATAAGCTATTGGCTATTCAATATGGTGAAGAACCTGATCCATATGGATGGACTACGGTAATTGAAGAATAA
- a CDS encoding AIR synthase-related protein, with amino-acid sequence MPSESTYHRRGVSASKTDVHNAIRHLDKGLFPKAFCKIIPDILGCDERWCNIMHADGAGTKSSLAYIYWKETGDLSVWKGIAQDAIVMNLDDLLCVGCYDNILLSTTIGRNKKNIPGEVISAIITGVEEYLKKLRDLGIGIWSTGGETADIGDLVRTVVVDSTVAARMKRSDVVTTDRIAAGDVIVGLTSYGKAIYENEYNSGIGSNGLTSARHDMFSKQYEKKYPESFDHHIPEELVYSGKMTIQSETGITGVNAGRLVLSPTRTYAPVIKKILEHYRPKIHGMIHCSGGAQTKVLNFIDNLHIVKDHLFPVPPLFMMIHEQSHTPWHEMYKVFNMGHRMELYVNEKYAEKIVDIAGEFHIEAQIIGHCLPSDKLKLTIKSELGTFEY; translated from the coding sequence ATGCCATCTGAATCAACATATCACAGAAGAGGCGTTTCGGCATCCAAAACAGATGTCCACAATGCCATCAGGCATCTTGACAAAGGTCTCTTCCCTAAAGCTTTTTGTAAAATCATTCCGGATATCCTCGGGTGCGACGAAAGGTGGTGTAACATCATGCATGCCGACGGAGCCGGCACCAAATCCTCGCTGGCATATATCTATTGGAAAGAGACAGGTGACCTGTCGGTATGGAAAGGGATCGCCCAGGACGCTATTGTCATGAACCTTGATGACCTGCTTTGTGTTGGCTGTTATGATAACATCCTTCTTTCAACGACTATCGGACGCAACAAGAAAAATATCCCGGGTGAGGTCATATCGGCCATCATCACCGGCGTTGAGGAATACCTAAAAAAACTGAGGGATCTGGGTATCGGCATCTGGTCAACGGGCGGAGAAACTGCCGATATAGGCGACCTGGTCAGAACTGTGGTTGTGGATTCAACTGTTGCTGCGAGAATGAAAAGATCGGATGTCGTGACCACTGACAGGATTGCGGCCGGCGATGTCATTGTCGGGCTGACCTCCTATGGCAAGGCCATCTATGAAAATGAATACAACAGCGGCATAGGCAGCAACGGCCTGACCTCTGCGCGGCATGACATGTTCTCAAAACAATATGAAAAAAAATATCCCGAAAGCTTCGATCACCATATTCCTGAAGAACTTGTATACAGCGGTAAAATGACGATCCAATCAGAAACAGGCATCACTGGAGTAAATGCTGGCAGACTCGTTCTTTCGCCCACAAGGACATATGCTCCGGTAATAAAAAAAATTTTGGAACATTACCGTCCGAAAATTCATGGGATGATTCACTGCAGTGGCGGAGCTCAGACTAAGGTACTGAATTTCATTGATAACCTGCACATTGTGAAAGATCATCTGTTCCCCGTTCCGCCGCTTTTCATGATGATCCATGAACAATCGCACACGCCCTGGCACGAGATGTATAAGGTCTTCAACATGGGACACAGGATGGAGCTCTATGTCAACGAAAAGTATGCGGAGAAGATCGTTGATATTGCCGGCGAATTTCATATCGAAGCCCAGATCATCGGACATTGCCTCCCGTCCGACAAACTGAAACTGACTATCAAATCAGAGTTGGGCACTTTTGAATATTAA
- a CDS encoding outer membrane beta-barrel protein, whose translation MKTIWIIITGLVTNFLLLGSFYTLFAQNQEQNKPSDCLNAVKQLIEQLEIVKRGLENGFDSQGSGKNSKDAKELDKIIKQLQDFIAVKNYTKNWGGSAPRDHKKFNEWMDKILKKLDGILKKFDDGSGRDGKKSPGVDEISELIKRILAAKELNKDTIHEDVGGLYNREKVKEEKSKNERKVSDKKGNDNVQKIFIDGSFGYFFPTLSEINDSYGGNITGLIGVFYCLPYNFSLGLDGRFWGSNYEEWIYSEIKAISKIIVIPLNVNCNYNISLYNEHWSPYFGIGTGISLINSTTELSYTDPAGGHPIMDKTSENRTSWDLDVMAGLDFYLNSKLGITLNGNYLYIPNGDKDDLSGLGVQIGMKFFMPCKSK comes from the coding sequence ATGAAAACAATTTGGATTATCATCACAGGTTTAGTCACTAATTTCTTATTATTAGGATCATTTTACACTCTCTTTGCGCAAAACCAAGAACAAAACAAACCATCGGATTGCTTAAACGCAGTTAAGCAATTAATTGAACAACTTGAAATTGTTAAAAGAGGACTTGAAAATGGCTTCGATTCTCAAGGCTCAGGTAAAAATTCAAAAGATGCGAAAGAATTGGATAAAATCATAAAACAATTACAAGACTTCATAGCTGTAAAGAACTATACGAAAAATTGGGGTGGAAGCGCACCCAGAGATCATAAGAAATTTAATGAATGGATGGATAAAATATTAAAAAAACTTGACGGAATTTTAAAAAAGTTTGACGATGGCTCTGGAAGAGACGGAAAAAAATCACCGGGCGTAGATGAAATTTCTGAGCTAATAAAGAGGATACTTGCTGCTAAGGAGCTGAATAAAGATACGATTCATGAGGATGTTGGCGGATTATATAACCGTGAAAAAGTTAAAGAAGAAAAATCAAAAAATGAACGAAAAGTATCAGATAAAAAAGGTAATGATAATGTGCAAAAAATTTTCATTGACGGAAGTTTTGGTTATTTTTTCCCAACCTTATCAGAAATCAATGATAGTTACGGAGGAAATATAACAGGTTTGATTGGAGTCTTTTATTGCCTACCGTACAATTTCTCTTTAGGTTTAGACGGAAGATTTTGGGGATCGAATTATGAAGAATGGATATACTCCGAAATAAAAGCTATAAGTAAAATCATTGTAATACCGCTAAATGTTAACTGCAACTATAATATCAGTTTGTATAATGAACACTGGTCACCTTATTTTGGAATCGGAACTGGAATTTCTCTGATAAATTCCACAACCGAATTATCTTACACTGATCCTGCAGGTGGCCATCCAATTATGGACAAAACATCCGAAAACAGAACAAGTTGGGATTTAGATGTAATGGCAGGTTTAGATTTTTATTTGAATTCTAAATTGGGAATTACCTTAAACGGAAATTATTTATATATTCCAAATGGAGACAAGGATGATCTCAGTGGACTTGGCGTGCAGATAGGTATGAAATTCTTTATGCCATGTAAATCAAAATAA
- a CDS encoding TPM domain-containing protein translates to MKISLVFFLTTILFLLSPGVSHSQDIPKRPQPPRLVNDYTGLLQPGEINALENKLVSFSDSTSNQIAIVIVDSLYGYDPQSLAYQIGEKWGVGQKGFNNGVVVLLKPKKGNTRGDVFIATGYGLEPVIGDAISKRIIENEMIPEFKNNNYYQGLDKATSVLMSLAAKEFSKAKYRKKTGGYPIGALIPIIIIVIVFLLMRGSSARSSYHVGKSSLPFWATMFMLGSMGQGRQHDGSWDNFTSGGGGFGGFGGGGGFGGFGGGSFGGGGAGGSW, encoded by the coding sequence ATGAAAATATCGCTGGTCTTTTTTCTCACTACCATCTTGTTTTTATTATCGCCGGGGGTTTCCCATTCACAGGATATACCTAAACGTCCGCAGCCACCCCGATTGGTAAACGATTATACAGGATTGCTTCAGCCGGGAGAAATAAACGCTCTTGAAAACAAACTTGTCAGCTTCAGTGACAGCACATCCAACCAGATTGCTATTGTCATCGTGGACTCCCTATACGGTTATGATCCTCAGTCACTGGCTTATCAGATCGGTGAAAAATGGGGTGTCGGGCAAAAAGGTTTTAATAACGGTGTCGTCGTACTGCTTAAGCCTAAAAAGGGCAACACCCGGGGAGATGTATTTATTGCCACAGGTTACGGTCTTGAACCGGTCATCGGTGATGCTATCAGCAAGCGCATCATAGAAAATGAGATGATCCCGGAATTCAAGAATAACAATTACTACCAGGGTCTGGATAAAGCTACCTCTGTTCTGATGTCACTGGCTGCAAAGGAATTTTCTAAGGCCAAGTACAGGAAAAAAACCGGAGGATATCCAATAGGTGCATTAATTCCGATTATTATCATCGTCATTGTATTTTTATTGATGCGGGGAAGCAGTGCGCGGTCATCTTATCATGTCGGTAAAAGCAGCCTGCCTTTCTGGGCTACCATGTTCATGCTTGGAAGCATGGGACAAGGTCGTCAGCATGACGGAAGCTGGGACAACTTCACATCAGGAGGTGGAGGCTTTGGTGGCTTCGGCGGAGGTGGAGGTTTCGGTGGCTTTGGCGGCGGCTCTTTTGGCGGTGGTGGCGCCGGCGGAAGCTGGTAA
- the prfA gene encoding peptide chain release factor 1: MIQKLEAIYKRWKQIEEKMNDPEAMGDMKKFIKLSKDYKDLKPIVEAYIEYKNILDNTASAKDVLYNEKDEEFKLLAKEELTDLTAQKDRLEERIKMLLIPKEPQDSKNAIVEIRAGTGGDEASIFAGDLYRMYVKYCESKNWKVEYVDSAEGTVGGYKEIIFNVTGENVYGLLKYESGVHRVQRVPQTETQGRLHTSAATVAVLPEAEEFDVEILPEDIRKDTFCSSGPGGQSVNTTYSAVRLTHIPTGIVVTCQDQKSQLKNLEKAMNVLRTRIYERHYQKYLAEIASRRKTMVSTGDRSAKIRTYNYPQGRVTDHRINFTLYNLQAIMDGNIQELIDKLQIAENAERLQEAVSIE, encoded by the coding sequence ATGATTCAGAAGTTAGAGGCAATATATAAGCGCTGGAAGCAGATAGAAGAAAAAATGAACGATCCGGAAGCGATGGGTGACATGAAGAAATTCATAAAGCTCAGCAAAGACTATAAGGATCTGAAACCTATCGTGGAGGCATACATTGAATACAAAAACATCCTTGACAATACAGCATCGGCTAAGGACGTCCTATACAATGAGAAGGATGAAGAATTCAAATTGCTAGCGAAGGAGGAACTGACAGATCTGACCGCACAAAAGGATAGACTTGAGGAAAGGATCAAAATGTTGCTGATACCTAAAGAACCGCAGGACAGCAAAAACGCCATTGTGGAGATACGTGCCGGTACAGGTGGCGACGAAGCCAGTATCTTTGCCGGTGATCTTTACAGGATGTATGTAAAATACTGTGAAAGCAAAAACTGGAAGGTGGAATATGTTGACTCAGCCGAAGGGACTGTAGGGGGATATAAGGAAATCATTTTCAATGTAACCGGTGAAAATGTTTATGGACTGTTAAAGTACGAGTCCGGAGTGCATCGTGTTCAGCGTGTACCTCAAACTGAAACACAGGGGCGGCTGCATACTTCGGCTGCAACGGTTGCAGTTCTTCCCGAAGCTGAGGAATTCGATGTGGAAATCCTGCCGGAGGATATCCGTAAAGATACATTCTGTTCATCAGGCCCTGGCGGACAATCGGTGAATACCACCTATTCTGCTGTCCGGCTGACCCATATCCCCACAGGCATTGTCGTTACATGCCAGGATCAGAAATCACAGCTCAAAAACCTCGAAAAGGCCATGAATGTGCTTCGGACAAGAATATACGAGAGGCATTATCAAAAATACCTCGCCGAGATAGCGTCAAGACGCAAAACCATGGTGTCGACAGGTGACAGGTCGGCAAAGATCAGAACATATAATTATCCGCAGGGACGTGTGACTGATCACCGCATCAACTTTACATTATATAATCTACAGGCAATAATGGATGGTAACATCCAGGAATTAATCGATAAACTGCAAATAGCTGAAAATGCTGAGCGTCTCCAGGAGGCTGTCAGCATTGAATAA
- the htpG gene encoding molecular chaperone HtpG gives MQKGRIDVKTENIFPIIKKFLYSDHEIFLRELISNAVDATTKLRTIASLGKFKDELGDMTIVVTLDKDAKTLTVKDKGIGMTAEEVEKYISQIAFSSAEEFLKKYKGKSEEEAKSLIGHFGLGFFSTFMVSDKVEILTKTFKKGGSTKAIKWECDGSPEYTMTDTEKNDRGTEVILHIADDSKEFLEEYRILEILKKYCKFLPVPIQFGLEKVFEKAEGEKEKDGSDKTIQVEKPRIINNTNPAWKRKPSELKDEDYLSFYRELYPFMFEDPLFNIHLNVDYPFNLTGVLYFPKVKNYLDIRKDKIQLYCNQVFVTDSVEGIVPDFLMLLHGVIDSPDIPLNVSRSFLQSDTNVKKISNHITKKVADRLEEIFKNNREEFEKKWGDIKLFIAYGMISDDKFYERAQKFALLKNEARRYFTFDEYHEHIKEAQADKDKKLVYLYTTNAEEQHSYIETAKARGYDVLVMDGPIDNHLINTLEVKLENTRFSRVDADIIDKLVNKEDTLPSKLSDKEKDDLKNIFEKNVVKEKYNIVPESLGEDDLPVFITQPEFMRRMKDMSRLGGLAPFMSDFPDTYNLIVNTNHRLIGKILEEADETRQAELIRQLTDLALLSQNLLKGEDLTKFIKRSVEIIK, from the coding sequence ATGCAAAAAGGCCGAATTGACGTCAAAACCGAAAACATCTTCCCTATTATTAAGAAGTTTTTGTATTCGGATCATGAGATTTTTTTGCGTGAGCTGATCTCCAATGCTGTTGATGCAACGACAAAGCTCAGAACAATTGCGTCTCTTGGAAAATTCAAGGATGAGCTGGGAGATATGACCATTGTGGTGACATTGGATAAGGATGCAAAAACACTCACTGTGAAGGACAAGGGCATTGGTATGACTGCTGAAGAGGTTGAAAAATATATCAGCCAGATTGCTTTCTCAAGTGCTGAAGAGTTCCTGAAAAAATACAAAGGTAAAAGTGAAGAAGAAGCCAAGTCGCTCATTGGTCACTTTGGCCTGGGCTTTTTTTCCACATTTATGGTTTCCGACAAAGTTGAGATTCTCACCAAGACTTTCAAAAAAGGCGGATCCACAAAGGCTATCAAGTGGGAATGTGATGGCAGCCCTGAATATACCATGACCGATACTGAAAAAAATGACCGCGGAACTGAAGTGATACTTCACATTGCTGATGATTCAAAGGAGTTTCTGGAAGAATACCGTATTCTTGAGATACTTAAAAAGTACTGCAAATTCTTACCTGTTCCTATCCAGTTCGGCTTGGAGAAAGTATTCGAAAAAGCTGAAGGGGAAAAGGAAAAAGATGGCAGTGATAAAACCATTCAGGTTGAAAAACCGCGAATTATTAATAATACCAACCCGGCATGGAAACGTAAACCTTCGGAACTTAAAGATGAGGATTATCTGAGCTTTTACCGTGAACTTTATCCGTTCATGTTTGAAGATCCCCTGTTTAATATTCATTTAAATGTTGACTATCCATTCAACCTGACAGGTGTATTGTATTTTCCAAAGGTTAAAAACTACCTGGATATCCGGAAAGATAAAATCCAGCTTTACTGCAACCAGGTATTTGTGACCGACTCGGTGGAAGGAATCGTTCCTGATTTCCTTATGCTACTCCATGGTGTCATCGACTCCCCCGATATCCCTCTTAATGTGTCGCGGAGTTTCCTTCAGAGTGATACAAATGTGAAGAAGATATCCAATCACATCACAAAAAAAGTAGCTGACAGGCTGGAGGAAATATTCAAAAATAACCGTGAGGAATTCGAGAAAAAATGGGGAGATATTAAACTTTTCATTGCTTACGGGATGATATCGGATGATAAATTTTATGAAAGAGCGCAGAAATTCGCACTGCTGAAAAATGAAGCCCGCAGGTATTTCACATTCGATGAATATCATGAGCATATTAAGGAGGCTCAGGCAGATAAGGATAAAAAACTGGTTTACCTGTATACAACAAACGCCGAGGAGCAGCACAGCTATATCGAAACGGCAAAAGCAAGGGGATATGATGTGCTGGTGATGGACGGCCCGATCGATAACCATCTTATCAATACGCTGGAAGTAAAACTTGAAAACACGCGGTTTTCACGTGTCGACGCCGATATTATCGATAAACTGGTTAACAAAGAAGATACATTACCTTCGAAATTGTCGGATAAAGAAAAGGATGACCTGAAGAATATTTTTGAAAAAAACGTTGTCAAGGAGAAATATAACATTGTGCCCGAAAGTCTTGGTGAAGATGATCTTCCGGTCTTCATTACACAGCCCGAATTCATGAGAAGAATGAAAGATATGTCAAGGCTGGGAGGTTTAGCACCGTTTATGTCGGATTTCCCCGACACGTACAACCTGATCGTTAACACGAACCACCGGCTGATAGGCAAGATACTGGAAGAAGCGGATGAAACCAGGCAAGCTGAGCTGATCAGGCAACTCACCGACCTGGCTCTCCTGTCGCAAAACCTTTTAAAAGGTGAAGATCTAACTAAATTTATCAAACGCAGCGTGGAAATCATCAAATAA
- a CDS encoding TPM domain-containing protein, which translates to MATTARNFFSATEKESIKNAIRQAELKTSGEIRVHVENRCKGDVLNRASYLFGIIGMHKTQQRNGVLFYLAIAAHKFAIIGDVGINVLVPADFWDSTKKIMLEHFSTGAFAEGLIKGITMAGEQLKSHFPYQKEDVNELSDDISFGKGNK; encoded by the coding sequence ATGGCAACAACTGCACGTAACTTCTTCTCGGCAACAGAAAAAGAGAGTATTAAAAATGCCATCAGGCAGGCCGAATTAAAAACATCAGGAGAAATACGGGTACACGTCGAAAACCGCTGTAAAGGTGATGTCCTGAACCGGGCTTCATACTTGTTTGGGATTATAGGTATGCATAAGACACAGCAGAGAAATGGTGTGCTGTTTTATCTGGCTATTGCCGCCCATAAATTTGCCATCATCGGCGATGTTGGGATCAATGTTCTGGTACCTGCCGACTTCTGGGATAGTACCAAAAAGATTATGCTCGAACATTTCAGCACTGGTGCATTCGCTGAAGGGCTGATAAAAGGCATCACCATGGCAGGTGAGCAGCTTAAAAGCCATTTCCCGTATCAAAAGGAGGATGTGAATGAATTGTCGGATGATATATCTTTTGGAAAAGGAAATAAATGA
- the pyrF gene encoding orotidine-5'-phosphate decarboxylase, translating into MTYNEITEQIRLKGSFLCIGLDTEVTKIPEHLLGDDDPVFAFNRQIIDATIDLAVAYKPNLAFYEALGPKGWISLERTLEHIRSRSRNIFAIADAKRGDIGNTSAQYARAFFEHFDFDAITVAPYMGEDSVSPFLTHKNKWIILLALTSNKGAKDFQMLETISRQKFFEEVLFRSRQWGSKENMMYVVGATQAEMLADIREIVPDHFLLVPGVGAQGGSLEDVAKFGLNENCGLIVNSSRNIIYASSGKDFAVKAREQALAVQGQMKAILKKSKII; encoded by the coding sequence ATGACCTATAACGAAATTACGGAACAGATCAGGTTAAAGGGTTCTTTCTTATGTATTGGTCTTGATACTGAAGTTACTAAGATACCTGAGCACCTTTTAGGCGACGATGATCCTGTTTTCGCATTTAACCGGCAAATCATTGATGCCACTATTGACCTTGCCGTTGCCTACAAGCCGAATCTGGCTTTTTATGAAGCGCTGGGCCCCAAAGGATGGATAAGCCTTGAAAGGACACTGGAACATATACGGTCGCGCAGCAGGAATATTTTCGCAATTGCCGATGCAAAACGCGGTGATATTGGCAACACTTCAGCACAATATGCCAGGGCATTCTTTGAGCATTTCGATTTTGATGCCATCACTGTGGCACCATATATGGGTGAGGATTCGGTAAGCCCCTTTCTGACCCATAAAAATAAATGGATTATTCTGCTGGCTTTGACATCCAATAAGGGCGCCAAGGATTTCCAGATGCTGGAAACCATCTCCAGACAAAAATTTTTTGAGGAGGTTCTGTTCAGATCACGGCAATGGGGAAGCAAGGAAAACATGATGTATGTTGTGGGAGCCACGCAGGCTGAAATGCTTGCCGATATCCGTGAGATCGTGCCCGATCATTTTCTGCTTGTGCCTGGCGTTGGAGCGCAGGGTGGGAGTCTTGAGGATGTAGCAAAATTCGGCCTTAATGAAAATTGCGGGTTGATCGTGAACTCCTCACGTAATATCATCTACGCTTCGTCAGGTAAAGATTTTGCCGTGAAAGCCCGCGAACAGGCATTGGCGGTGCAAGGTCAAATGAAGGCGATCTTAAAGAAAAGTAAGATAATCTAA